The sequence below is a genomic window from Tepidimicrobium xylanilyticum.
GACTTGGATTTGCATCAATAGGTGTAGGTTTTATCTTACTTGCTAGGAAAACAGTTGGGTTTAAGGAACGTCTAGTGTTAAAAGAAGCTTTAAATGTAGGTTCTGTTAAAGGAATTATTAAACTTGTTAAAGCACTTCTTACTAATACATTGATATTTGAAAGTATAGGTGCAATTTTAAGCTTTATTACTTTTTCTAAAGATTTTTTAACACCCAAGGCTATATGGATAAGTATATTTCATGCTATTTCTTCTTTTAATAATGCTGGATTGGATATTTTAGGAGGATTTAGAAGTTTAACAGAATATAGTGATGAAATACTCTTGAACTTGACCACAACTGGATTGATTATCTTTGGCGGATTAGGATTTTTTGTAATAAATGATATAATGAATAAAAGATCTTTTAAGAAATTAAGTTTGCATTCAAAAATTGTAATTGTTATGACTATAACCTTATTATTAACAGGTACTGTATTGATAAAACTAACAGAAGAAAATATTACCTGGTTACAGGCTTATTTTATGAGTACTAGTGCTAGAACTGCTGGATTCAGCACTTTCAATATAAATCAGTTGGCTAGCGCAACTCTGTTTATATTGATTATTCTTATGTTTATAGGAGCTTCACCTGGATCAACTGGAGGAGGTATTAAGACAACTACTGCCTTTACTCTATTCAAAGGAGCCATTGCTCTAAGCTGTGATAAACACTGTACTGCGTTTAAAAGAAGAATTTCAACTGATATTATATGTAAATCATTTGTTATTTTCCTGTTAGCACTTACTATTGTTGTTACTAATACATTGATTTTAAATATTTTAGAACCACAGTTTACTTTTATGCAATTGTTATTTGAAGTAATATCTGCTTTAGGTACAGTAGGTTTGTCTACGGGTATTACTACACATTTGGGACCACTTAGCAGATTAATAATTATAGTAACTATGTATGTAGGTAGAGTTGGACCTTTAACTATATTATCAATATGGGCATTTAAGCAGAAGACCAATAACATCACTTATTCTGAAGAATATATTGCTATAGGTTAGAGTTGATAGGTGGATAATTTGAAAACTAAAGGGGAGAGTTAATTATGTTTAAGAATAAACTTGTTATAGAATTTGGGGTCATAGGATTAGGTAGATTTGGTTTTGCTTTAGCAAAAGCTTTAGCTGATGCGGGGAAAGAAGTATTAGTTTTAGATGGTAATGAGAGCAAGATAAAGGCTATAAGAAATTATACAGATAATGCATTTGTAGTAAAATCATTGAATAGAGAAACTTTAGAGGAAGCTGGTATTCAAAATTGTCATACTGTAATTGTATGTATTGGTGAATCCATTGATGTAAGTATTTTGACAACTTTAAATGTAATAAACATGGGTGTGCCAAGAGTAATATCTAAAGCTACAAGTTATGAACATGGGCAAATATTAGAAAAATTAGGAGCAGAAGTAATATACCCAGAACATGATATGGCCATTAAACTTGCCAACAAGCTTATCTCTTCAAGTATTTTAGAATCAATAGAGTTAAGAAACGATATAGTTGTATCGGAATTAAAATTGACTTCTAAAATTGCAGGCAAAACTGTTTTAGAAGCTGATTTGCGTAAGAAATACAAATTAAATATTATAGCATTGGAACACGATGGGAAGGCAACTATTGATATTACGCCAGAACTTGTTTTAAATGAAAATGATAAGATAGTAGTTGTAGGGAAAAGGCTTGATGTAAAGAGATTTGAAGGTTTTCTAATAGAAGATTGATTTAAAAGCCTAGAGAAAGGGAGTAAGGCTTTATGTATATTATTATAATTGGTTCAAAAATGTTAACAGACAGTTTAAGTCATTCATTGGAAAAAAATGGCAATGATATTTGTATATTTGATAGGGATATGGATAAAAGGAATTATATGAATTATAATCATCTTATTAATAGAAAAATAAGGAGAATACCTGGAATGGAAATTGATTGTCACAGGTTAAAGGAAGCAGGGATTGAGGATGCTGATATTTTACTTGCTATAACACAAGATGATAATGTAAATATAATGGTGGCATTGATGGCTAAGAAAATGTTCAATGTACCTAAAGTTGTTGCAATGGTTAATGATATTAATAAGGTTTCAATTTATGATAAATTTGATATTTCAATAATTAGTTTGTTACAAATAGAAACTGAAATTTTTAAAAGTATTATATCTCCATAAATTAGTTGGAAAAATTCCTGGCATGAATTAAGGAGAAATTGATATGAGGTTAATAGTTGTTGGTGGAGGAAAATTAGGATATAATCTTCTAAAAAAATTAATAAAAGATAATCATAAGGTTACTCTTATAGATAAGGATAAAAAAGTGTGTGATACAATAGTAGAAAATATGAATGTTAATGTAATTTTAGGAGATGGAAGTGATTTACAAACATTAAAAGAGGCTGGTATAGGGAAAGCTGATGTAATTGTGGCTGTTACAGGATCAGATGAATGTAATTTTGTTATTTGCGAAACTGTTAAAACTATTTATAGTGATAAGAAGACCATTGCATGTGTTAATAATCCTGATAATATTGAGGCTTTTAAATTGCTTGGAATAGATAAAGTTTTTTGCGGGGCTGAAGAGATTAGCAGGCTAATAAAAAGTTAAAATATATTTAGAATATAGCAATTTTTGAAATGGATGATAGACCACGGTTAGTTTGCTGTGGTCATATTTTATATATAGTGCTCTTATTTTTTTGCGGCTCTTTGTCAATATTTGGGGTGGGATTTTTATCAATCCCGCTCCATTACTATTTTTAGCCCTAATTTTGTGTTATGAATGAGATGGATAGAGATATACATGTTTTAGGGTGCACTTAATAAACCTAGCTAAAATGTAGGCTTTTTACAGGTATTCACTTTTAAGATGTTTACCTAGTACAGTGAAGAATCCTATTACGTAACCTATGAAAGTTCTTAAGTCCAAAAGATATCCGCTTTAATACCTTGATCTTATTATTAAAACCTTCAGTTGGACCATTAGTATAACCGTATTTAAAAGCATTTTTGATTTCCTTATACCATCTTCTATATGTAGCTGCACACTTCTCAAACTCTGGTATTCCAGAGCTTTCTGCATTTTGAATCCACTTAGCTAATTCCATACATTGGTAGGAATATTTATCGCTTTGGCAGATTTCATAAAACCATTCTTTAAGTTTATGGGCAATACGTAGGTCATCATTATATAAAAGCATTAAATCAACGGCTTCTTTGTTCTCATCCTTAAGTTTGTGATAGCGGGTTAAAATCAGTTTTCTACTCCGTTTATAGTATTTTCTAAGAGTAGTAGTCATAGATTTCTGTATGCGTTTTCTCACATTTTCAATAGCCCAAGTTACATGCCTAATAAAGTGGTATTTATCAATAATAATTATGGCTTTAGGGAAAAATACTTTAGCTAAATCAACGTAAGGTTGCCACATATCACATACAAAGAATTTAACCTTATTTCTTTCCTCACGAGAAAATCGCTTGAAATAACTCACAAGATCACTTTGACATCTATCAGGAATAATATCTAAAACTTTGTTCTTTTCGCCATCAACAAGAATACATTGATACTTTCCAGTCTCTGCATTACCCTTAAATTCATCAATACAGAGAACCTTAGGTAGTGTAGGAATACCATAATTAATATGATTAAAGATACGAATAACAGTAGAAACAGAGACGTTGGCCACTTTAGCTACAGAAGTTAGACTAGTTAGCTTGGTAAGCTCTTGGCAAATAAAAAATGCTAAACGGTTAGTCATGCGATGATAACGAGGTAGAAAGTCATAAGACTCATAAAACCTCTTTCCACAAGAGCAAGTATACCTTCTTTTTCGAAGTACAAGATAGGTATGTTTAAATT
It includes:
- a CDS encoding NAD-binding protein, whose product is MYIIIIGSKMLTDSLSHSLEKNGNDICIFDRDMDKRNYMNYNHLINRKIRRIPGMEIDCHRLKEAGIEDADILLAITQDDNVNIMVALMAKKMFNVPKVVAMVNDINKVSIYDKFDISIISLLQIETEIFKSIISP
- a CDS encoding potassium channel family protein; translated protein: MFKNKLVIEFGVIGLGRFGFALAKALADAGKEVLVLDGNESKIKAIRNYTDNAFVVKSLNRETLEEAGIQNCHTVIVCIGESIDVSILTTLNVINMGVPRVISKATSYEHGQILEKLGAEVIYPEHDMAIKLANKLISSSILESIELRNDIVVSELKLTSKIAGKTVLEADLRKKYKLNIIALEHDGKATIDITPELVLNENDKIVVVGKRLDVKRFEGFLIED
- a CDS encoding potassium channel family protein, whose protein sequence is MRLIVVGGGKLGYNLLKKLIKDNHKVTLIDKDKKVCDTIVENMNVNVILGDGSDLQTLKEAGIGKADVIVAVTGSDECNFVICETVKTIYSDKKTIACVNNPDNIEAFKLLGIDKVFCGAEEISRLIKS
- a CDS encoding TrkH family potassium uptake protein; its protein translation is MFKKKRMSPTLIIALGFVFLILTGTILLYLPITHNEGVDISFIDSLFTATSAVCVTGLVTIDIADSFNFFGQLIVAILIQAGGLGFASIGVGFILLARKTVGFKERLVLKEALNVGSVKGIIKLVKALLTNTLIFESIGAILSFITFSKDFLTPKAIWISIFHAISSFNNAGLDILGGFRSLTEYSDEILLNLTTTGLIIFGGLGFFVINDIMNKRSFKKLSLHSKIVIVMTITLLLTGTVLIKLTEENITWLQAYFMSTSARTAGFSTFNINQLASATLFILIILMFIGASPGSTGGGIKTTTAFTLFKGAIALSCDKHCTAFKRRISTDIICKSFVIFLLALTIVVTNTLILNILEPQFTFMQLLFEVISALGTVGLSTGITTHLGPLSRLIIIVTMYVGRVGPLTILSIWAFKQKTNNITYSEEYIAIG